The Paraburkholderia fungorum genome window below encodes:
- a CDS encoding DUF1090 domain-containing protein yields MKNTLRAVMLCALSFSAMSPLLASAQTGGCDAKRASLEKEIAYARAHGNAKRVDGLETALGQVNAHCTDASLRRDSERKIASAQKRLDEREKDLQEAKAQGKSAKKIADRQRKVDEAHADLERALIESHN; encoded by the coding sequence ATGAAAAACACTCTCAGGGCCGTGATGTTGTGTGCGTTGTCGTTCTCCGCAATGTCTCCGCTTCTTGCATCGGCGCAAACCGGTGGCTGTGACGCCAAGCGAGCGTCGCTGGAGAAGGAGATTGCATACGCCCGCGCGCATGGCAATGCGAAGCGTGTCGACGGTCTGGAGACGGCGCTTGGCCAGGTGAACGCGCACTGTACGGACGCGTCGCTGCGTCGCGATAGCGAACGCAAGATCGCGTCGGCGCAGAAGCGGCTGGACGAGCGCGAGAAGGATCTGCAAGAGGCGAAAGCGCAGGGCAAGAGCGCGAAGAAAATCGCCGACCGTCAACGCAAGGTGGATGAAGCGCACGCCGATCTGGAGCGCGCGTTAATCGAGAGTCACAACTGA
- a CDS encoding ABC transporter substrate-binding protein encodes MKTLLATLTMALLAASSGSAMAKDWSTVKFGVDPSYPPFESKAPDGKLVGFDIDLGNEICRRLNAKCVWVENSFDGMIPALKGRKFDGVLSTMSMTPARQAQIAFSAKVFRIPTRLVAKKGSSILPTPESLKGKRIGVEQGSIQETYAKANWEPLGATIVSYQDQDLVYSDLIAGRIDASLQNAVQADVGFLRTPRGKDFAFAGNPLYDAKTLGSGTAIGLRKEDVDLKAKIDKAIADTRADGTYDKIAKKYFDFDVYGQ; translated from the coding sequence ATGAAAACCCTGCTTGCAACCCTGACGATGGCGCTGCTCGCCGCGTCGTCCGGCAGCGCGATGGCGAAAGACTGGTCGACCGTGAAGTTCGGTGTCGACCCGAGCTATCCGCCGTTCGAATCGAAAGCCCCCGACGGCAAGCTCGTCGGCTTCGATATCGATCTGGGCAACGAAATCTGCCGTCGATTGAACGCGAAATGCGTGTGGGTCGAGAATTCGTTCGACGGCATGATTCCGGCGCTCAAGGGCCGCAAGTTCGACGGCGTGCTGTCCACCATGTCGATGACGCCCGCGCGCCAGGCGCAGATCGCGTTCTCGGCCAAGGTGTTCCGCATCCCGACGCGCCTCGTCGCGAAGAAAGGCTCGTCGATCCTGCCGACGCCGGAGTCGCTGAAGGGCAAGCGGATTGGCGTCGAGCAGGGCTCGATTCAGGAAACGTACGCGAAGGCGAATTGGGAGCCGCTTGGCGCGACGATCGTGTCGTACCAGGATCAGGATCTGGTGTACTCGGATCTGATCGCGGGCCGGATCGATGCGTCATTGCAAAACGCGGTGCAGGCCGACGTCGGCTTTTTGCGCACGCCGCGCGGCAAGGATTTCGCGTTCGCCGGCAATCCGCTGTACGACGCAAAAACGCTGGGCAGCGGCACTGCAATCGGTTTGCGCAAGGAAGACGTCGATCTGAAGGCGAAGATCGACAAGGCTATCGCCGACACGCGCGCCGACGGCACCTACGACAAAATTGCGAAGAAGTATTTCGACTTCGACGTGTACGGGCAGTGA